In Streptomyces sp. ML-6, the genomic stretch CTCGCTGATCTGGGAGCGGGCGCGCACCGAGCGGATCTTCGGTTTCACCCACCGCCTGGAGGCGTACGTCCCCAAGCCCAAGCGGGTCCACGGCTACTTCGCGATGCCGCTGCTGGCGGGCGGGAGGCTGCGGGGCCGGGTGGACCCGGCGCGTGAGGGCAGCACGCTGGTCGCCCGGCAGGTGTCCCTGGAGAGCGGGAAGGCCGTGGTGCCGATGGCCGAGGCGCTGGTGGAGGCCGCGTCCTGGGTCGGCTGCACGGACGTCCGGCTGGAGCGGGTCGACGCGCCGGAACTGCGTGAACCGCTCGCCCGGGAAATCGCCCGCGCCCTGGCGTGAGCGCGGCCGTCTCCTTGCCCGGCGCTTTACCTTTTTCCCGTACGGCCTCTTGTTCCGGTACCACCCTTTGTTCCGGCACCGTCCCTTGTTCCGGCACCGTCTCTTGCCGGTGCCCGGTCCTTGGCCCGGCGTGGTTCCGTCCGGTCCTGTCGTCGTGGCCCGTCCCGCCGTGGTCGGGTCACCTGATCTCCAGGATCTTCTCCCGCATGGCATAGACGACGGCTTCCATCCTGGAGTGCAGCTGCAGCTTCTCCAGAATGTTGCGGACGTGGTTCTTCACGGTGTTCTCGGAAATGAACAGTTCCTTCGCGATATCGCGATTGTTCATGCCCGTGGCGACGAGTTTGAGGACTTCGAGCTCCCGGTCGGTGAGCCGGGGCGCGGGAACCAGCCTGCGTTCGTCGGTCCGCTGGATCATCGACTTGAACTCGGTGAGCAGTTTGGACGCCATGGAGGGGCTGATCTGGGACTGCCCGTCGGCGACCGCGCGAATTGCCGTGGCCACCTCGTCCGTGGAGATCTCCTTGAGGAGGTAGCCGGTGGCGCCGGCCTTGATCGCGTCGTAGAGGTCGGCCTCCTCGTCACTGATCGTCAGCATGATGATCTTCGCGCTCGGGGCCACCTCCTTGATCGCCGTGCAGGCCTCGATCCCGCCGCGCTTGGGCATCCGCACGTCCATCAGCACGATGTCGGGCAGCAGGTCGGCGGCCTTGTCGACCGCTTCCGACCCGTCTCCGGCCTCGCCGACGACCTGGATGTCCTCCTCCTGGGCGAGGACGATCTCCAGGCCTCTGCGGAAGAGCGCGTGGTCGTCCACCACGAGGACCCGGATCGGCTCCTTGCGGAAACCGTTGTCCGCGTCCGGGCCGCAGGCCCCCGCGATGTCGTCGGCGTCATTCGCGTCACGCACGGGTCCGAAGGCGTCCGCCATCGTTCCTCCCCCTGAAGGCCATGGCCTGAAGTTCACAAGCAGTCCGCCAACGGCAGTTCACGGAGCACCGGTTGGCTTGGGACGCCATGATTCCATGCCCGGACGCCGGAGCGGTGATCATGTGACCGCGCACGGGTGCCCCTGGGAGCGCACAGGCGTTCCAGGGGCACCGCGAAAGCGTGGCGTCAGCCGCCGAGCGCGCCGCCTGCGCCACCGGCCTCGTCGGCGGCCAGCGGGTCGGTCCTCAGATGGATGACACCGTAGTCATAGGCGTGCCGCCGGTAGACGACACTGGGTTCCTTGGTCTCGGAGTCGACGAACAGGTAGAAGTCGTGCCCGACCAACTCCATTTCGTAGAGCGCCTGATCGAGCGACATCGGCGCGGCGACGTGCGTCTTCTCACGCATCACCAGCGGGCCCTCGCCCTGGATCTCCAGCGGGCCGAACCTGGTGGTGGGCACGGACTCGGCCGTCTCACTGGCGATCAGGTCGCCCTCGCCGTTGAACGACGCCGCGTCCGGCACGTTCTCGGCGACCTCGGCAGCGGGAATGCGGCCGTTGCCACGGCGGCTGTAGCGCTTGTCGTGCTGCTTGCGCAGCCGCGCCTCCAGCTTGCCGGTGGCCAGGTCCAGCGCTGCGTACGGGTCGCCTGCGGCCGCTTCCGCCCGGATGACCGGACCGCGCGAGCGGAGCGTGATCTCCACCCGGTCGGAACGGTCGGCCTGACGGGGATTCGGCTCCTTGGACACCTCGACGTCGAGGCTGATCACCTTGCCGTCGAACTTCTGGATCTTGTCCAGCTTCAGCTTCTCGGCCACGTGCTTGCGGAACCGCTCGGGCAC encodes the following:
- a CDS encoding response regulator transcription factor, which encodes MADAFGPVRDANDADDIAGACGPDADNGFRKEPIRVLVVDDHALFRRGLEIVLAQEEDIQVVGEAGDGSEAVDKAADLLPDIVLMDVRMPKRGGIEACTAIKEVAPSAKIIMLTISDEEADLYDAIKAGATGYLLKEISTDEVATAIRAVADGQSQISPSMASKLLTEFKSMIQRTDERRLVPAPRLTDRELEVLKLVATGMNNRDIAKELFISENTVKNHVRNILEKLQLHSRMEAVVYAMREKILEIR
- the raiA gene encoding ribosome-associated translation inhibitor RaiA — translated: MDIVVKGRKTEVPERFRKHVAEKLKLDKIQKFDGKVISLDVEVSKEPNPRQADRSDRVEITLRSRGPVIRAEAAAGDPYAALDLATGKLEARLRKQHDKRYSRRGNGRIPAAEVAENVPDAASFNGEGDLIASETAESVPTTRFGPLEIQGEGPLVMREKTHVAAPMSLDQALYEMELVGHDFYLFVDSETKEPSVVYRRHAYDYGVIHLRTDPLAADEAGGAGGALGG